A window of the Bacteriovorax sp. PP10 genome harbors these coding sequences:
- a CDS encoding SDR family oxidoreductase — MQSSKKKILLIGHTGFLGSHLTHLLNTFEVVTLDKSILDLSKKLSSSFEEHVKLNQYDYAIICAAISDVEKCFQDQALSNQVNVDGTQELLMLLKYYHVKPIFFSSDYVFSEKLTPYNETDAPSPKTIYGNQKLAIEVFMQQHFDNFLIFRTSKLMSKTNHSKNILYPIIKNLKEGKISNCFEDQFLNPVFVEDIARVIQKSIDEKITGIFHLGTRTLFNRYELGLFLAKNLNYDSHLISPTRMKDMTFSESRPNNNMLDCTQIEKILNFKFCEIEEAISELKNIIK; from the coding sequence ATGCAATCTTCAAAGAAAAAGATCTTATTAATCGGACATACCGGGTTTCTGGGATCTCACCTTACTCATTTATTAAATACTTTTGAAGTCGTTACCTTAGATAAATCGATTTTGGATTTGAGTAAAAAGCTATCTAGTTCATTTGAAGAACATGTTAAATTGAATCAGTACGATTATGCGATTATTTGCGCTGCTATTTCTGACGTTGAGAAATGCTTTCAAGATCAGGCATTGTCTAACCAAGTAAACGTAGATGGAACGCAAGAACTATTGATGCTTCTGAAGTATTACCATGTTAAACCTATTTTCTTTTCATCTGACTATGTATTTAGTGAGAAGTTAACTCCATACAATGAGACAGATGCTCCTTCTCCCAAAACTATCTATGGGAATCAAAAGTTGGCCATTGAAGTATTTATGCAACAACATTTTGATAATTTTCTAATTTTTAGAACTAGCAAGTTAATGTCTAAGACAAATCATTCAAAGAATATTCTTTATCCGATTATTAAAAACTTAAAAGAAGGTAAAATTTCTAATTGTTTTGAAGATCAATTTTTAAATCCCGTGTTTGTTGAAGATATAGCTCGAGTCATTCAAAAATCAATTGATGAAAAAATAACAGGAATCTTTCATCTTGGAACCAGGACACTTTTTAATCGATATGAGCTAGGTCTTTTTTTGGCAAAGAATCTTAATTATGATTCTCACTTAATTAGTCCGACTCGCATGAAAGATATGACTTTTTCAGAAAGTCGTCCAAATAACAATATGCTTGACTGTACTCAGATTGAAAAAATTCTTAACTTTAAGTTTTGCGAAATAGAAGAAGCTATTTCTGAATTAAAAAACATCATTAAATAA